In a single window of the Chloroflexota bacterium genome:
- the xerD gene encoding site-specific tyrosine recombinase XerD, with translation MQNSVDGFLNYMTVERGVSPNTLSAYRSDLNQLVQYLQTNHLNGNGSDWQDVDEDMMSQYLLHLHALEYSDTTRARKVASSRSLFGFLLDEGKVSRDPTENISSPRIGRSLPDTLSVDEVGDLLAYAALQDSPDGLRNRAMFELMYACGLRASELVSLDLGDIDLEQGSVRAFGKGGKDRVIPAHADAIAVMRRYINEARPSFVKRESERSLFLNRRGKRLSRQGFWLILKASAARAGITKAIKPHMLRHSFATHLLQGGAPLRHVQELLGHSSITTTQVYTHLTSEHVRTEYDKSHPRA, from the coding sequence TTGCAGAATAGCGTTGATGGATTCTTGAACTATATGACGGTAGAGCGAGGCGTTTCGCCGAACACACTTTCGGCCTACAGGAGCGACCTCAATCAACTAGTGCAGTACTTACAGACCAACCATTTGAACGGTAACGGCAGCGATTGGCAGGATGTGGACGAAGATATGATGTCCCAATATCTGCTTCATCTTCACGCGCTAGAGTATTCCGATACTACGCGCGCACGGAAGGTCGCATCGAGCCGGTCGTTGTTTGGCTTCTTGCTGGACGAAGGCAAGGTAAGCCGCGACCCTACCGAAAATATCAGCTCGCCGCGCATCGGGCGTTCGCTGCCGGACACACTGAGCGTGGATGAAGTCGGCGACCTGCTCGCCTACGCGGCGTTGCAAGACTCGCCGGACGGTTTGCGCAACCGCGCGATGTTCGAGCTGATGTACGCTTGCGGACTGCGCGCATCCGAACTAGTCTCACTTGATCTAGGCGACATTGACTTGGAGCAAGGCAGCGTGCGCGCCTTTGGAAAGGGCGGCAAAGACCGCGTGATCCCGGCACATGCCGATGCAATCGCGGTGATGCGACGCTATATCAATGAAGCGCGGCCTTCGTTTGTGAAGCGCGAATCAGAGCGATCACTGTTCCTAAACAGGCGCGGCAAGCGGCTCAGCCGTCAGGGATTCTGGTTGATTCTAAAGGCGAGTGCCGCGCGCGCGGGCATCACCAAGGCGATTAAGCCGCACATGCTGCGCCACAGCTTCGCCACGCACCTGCTGCAAGGTGGCGCTCCACTGCGGCATGTGCAGGAGTTGCTGGGGCATTCCAGCATCACAACCACGCAGGTTTATACGCACCTGACCAGCGAGCATGTGCGCACCGAATACGATAAGTCCCATCCGAGAGCGTGA
- the uvrC gene encoding excinuclease ABC subunit UvrC: protein MPYIDFSERLKATPTKPGVYLMRDEIGAVLYVGKAAGLRSRVSSYFAPSASHPRKIANMVERVADFEYIVTESEQEALILECNLIKEHQPPYNARLKDDKSYPFIKIDVSEDFPQVYITRRVNKDGSKYFGPFASAGSVRRTLGLLKKLFPYRSCTKTITGTDARPCLDYHIHRCVGPCIGAVDKQEYSEVIDQVILFLEGKTNKVVGSIKQRMLAAAESLEFEKAAVLRDQLTAIEKVHEGQKVLHLTSENADVIATAPGTREAWVEVFFIRQGKLIGRDNFLMTGTQDDEPNKILTAFVKQFYDATPYVPPRILVQHPLEETDGIVKWLREKRQGSVRVHVPQRGEKRRLVQMVAENAEQGFEQLRVKQMSDTAAMDAAMSELHEALSLPNPPRRIECYDISNIQGTNAVGSMVVFEDGKPKKAHYRRFQIKSVKGVDDYSMMREMLTRRFKRLSKSRRPRNPDDPPDKPLQPISKADGGNAWGIEPDLVLIDGGKGHLGAALQVFLELGINDIPLASLAKENEELFIPMMSEGIMLPRNSQGLYLVQRARDEAHRFAITFHRERRSKKSVQSALDLVPGIGPKRKRMLIRRFGSVRGVSNASVEEIASVPGMTLTLARSIKNYV, encoded by the coding sequence ATGCCGTACATCGACTTTTCCGAGCGTCTGAAAGCAACGCCCACAAAGCCGGGCGTGTACCTGATGCGCGACGAAATCGGTGCAGTGCTGTATGTTGGCAAGGCTGCAGGGCTTCGCAGCCGCGTCAGTTCGTACTTTGCGCCAAGCGCCAGTCATCCCCGTAAAATCGCCAACATGGTGGAGCGGGTTGCGGACTTCGAGTACATTGTTACCGAATCCGAGCAAGAGGCGCTCATTCTCGAGTGCAACCTCATCAAGGAACACCAGCCGCCGTACAACGCCCGCCTGAAGGACGACAAGAGCTACCCGTTCATCAAGATCGATGTGTCCGAGGACTTCCCGCAGGTCTATATCACGCGGCGCGTCAACAAGGACGGCTCGAAGTACTTCGGCCCGTTCGCAAGCGCAGGCAGCGTGCGCCGCACACTCGGCCTGCTAAAGAAACTATTCCCCTACCGTTCCTGCACCAAGACTATCACCGGCACGGACGCTCGCCCCTGCCTCGACTACCATATCCACCGCTGCGTCGGTCCGTGCATCGGCGCAGTCGATAAGCAAGAGTACAGCGAGGTCATCGACCAGGTTATTCTGTTTCTCGAAGGCAAGACAAACAAGGTCGTCGGGTCGATTAAGCAGCGCATGCTCGCCGCAGCCGAAAGCCTTGAATTCGAGAAGGCGGCTGTGCTGCGCGACCAGCTGACCGCCATTGAGAAGGTACACGAAGGTCAGAAGGTGCTGCACCTGACATCGGAGAATGCGGATGTCATCGCTACTGCGCCGGGTACCCGGGAGGCATGGGTCGAGGTGTTTTTCATACGGCAGGGCAAGCTTATCGGGCGCGATAATTTCCTGATGACAGGCACGCAGGACGACGAGCCGAACAAGATTCTCACCGCTTTCGTGAAGCAGTTCTACGACGCCACGCCTTATGTCCCACCGCGCATACTCGTGCAGCATCCGCTCGAAGAGACTGACGGCATCGTGAAGTGGCTGCGCGAGAAGCGGCAAGGCAGCGTGCGCGTCCATGTGCCGCAGCGTGGCGAAAAGCGCCGTCTTGTTCAGATGGTCGCGGAGAACGCAGAGCAAGGCTTTGAGCAACTTCGCGTCAAGCAGATGTCGGACACCGCCGCGATGGATGCCGCAATGTCCGAACTGCACGAGGCGCTCAGCCTGCCGAACCCGCCACGCCGCATCGAGTGCTACGACATTTCCAACATTCAGGGCACGAACGCGGTTGGCAGCATGGTCGTGTTTGAGGACGGCAAGCCCAAGAAGGCGCACTATCGTCGATTCCAAATTAAGTCAGTCAAGGGCGTGGACGACTACTCCATGATGCGCGAAATGCTGACGCGCCGGTTCAAGCGTCTGTCTAAGTCAAGGCGTCCTCGCAACCCTGACGACCCGCCGGACAAGCCACTTCAGCCGATAAGCAAGGCAGACGGCGGCAACGCCTGGGGCATCGAACCGGACCTCGTGCTGATAGACGGCGGCAAGGGGCATCTCGGCGCTGCGCTGCAAGTCTTCTTGGAACTAGGAATCAATGACATCCCGCTCGCAAGCCTTGCTAAAGAGAACGAAGAGTTGTTTATCCCGATGATGAGCGAAGGCATAATGCTGCCGCGTAACTCGCAAGGGCTGTATCTGGTGCAGCGCGCGCGAGACGAAGCGCATCGATTCGCCATCACATTCCACAGAGAGCGCCGCTCTAAGAAGAGCGTGCAGTCAGCGCTAGACCTAGTGCCAGGCATTGGCCCCAAGCGCAAGCGAATGCTGATACGCAGATTCGGCTCAGTAAGAGGCGTCAGCAACGCATCCGTCGAAGAAATCGCATCCGTCCCCGGCATGACACTAACCCTGGCACGCAGCATCAAGAATTACGTGTAG
- the lgt gene encoding prolipoprotein diacylglyceryl transferase has product MIEIDISPYLINTGSFLLSWHGFFTFVAVAMAVYLVGRWAPMKGIDPDDIYSIAIWAILGGIIGARLVHVIDNWGYYQFNLLQILFIWSGGIGVWGGILGGFLGGAAYCYIAKHPIGVIADLTAPALLLVQSVGRIGDIVNGEHCARAATDFILAFNWVSDDSDARVCANGVGVPVQPVIAYEMLWNFAALFIIWKLRDKLRPDGMLFALYLSFYAVGRFLVTFLRQDKVWALGLQEAHFIAILVLLITIPLLIIKARPATPEQEARASGESQERRARRVSRAERRRRERDS; this is encoded by the coding sequence ATGATTGAAATCGATATTTCGCCGTACTTAATCAACACTGGGTCATTCCTGCTAAGCTGGCACGGGTTCTTCACCTTCGTGGCGGTCGCTATGGCAGTCTATCTGGTGGGCAGATGGGCGCCGATGAAGGGCATCGACCCGGACGACATTTACTCCATTGCAATCTGGGCGATACTCGGCGGAATTATCGGTGCGCGCCTTGTCCATGTTATCGACAACTGGGGCTATTACCAGTTCAATCTGCTGCAGATTCTGTTCATCTGGAGCGGAGGCATAGGCGTGTGGGGCGGCATTCTGGGCGGATTCCTAGGCGGGGCGGCGTATTGCTACATAGCCAAGCATCCCATCGGCGTAATCGCAGACCTGACGGCGCCGGCGCTGCTGCTGGTGCAATCCGTCGGCAGAATCGGCGACATCGTGAACGGCGAGCATTGCGCCAGGGCAGCGACGGATTTCATTCTGGCGTTCAATTGGGTGAGCGATGACAGCGACGCTCGCGTCTGCGCCAACGGCGTTGGCGTTCCCGTGCAACCCGTCATCGCATACGAAATGCTGTGGAACTTCGCCGCGCTGTTCATCATTTGGAAACTGCGCGACAAGCTGCGACCGGACGGCATGCTGTTCGCGCTGTACCTATCGTTCTACGCGGTCGGACGCTTCTTGGTCACATTCCTACGACAAGATAAGGTGTGGGCGCTGGGGCTGCAGGAAGCGCACTTCATCGCCATTCTGGTGCTGCTCATCACCATTCCGTTGCTCATAATCAAGGCGCGTCCGGCAACACCCGAGCAGGAAGCACGAGCAAGCGGTGAGAGCCAAGAACGCCGCGCCCGCAGAGTTTCACGCGCGGAACGGCGACGGCGTGAGAGGGATTCATAA
- a CDS encoding SPFH/Band 7/PHB domain protein: protein MIPYFKIVQQYELLGVFWLGKFAGLKPPGLQVLLWPFHKTHTVDLREDVIDIPRQTNITSDNAPIDIDFLVYLRVIPNEAQKSILEVVDYASAVIGIATTTLRAVIGEMPLDDVLSQRERINEELRLKLDEITERWGIKVTQVEIREIEPPRDIQEAMNRQMSAERVRRAAVTEAEGTRQAAITVAEGEKQAAILKAEGERQAEILSAEGDQQAAILRAEGFSNALDKVYDVAQNIDSNTLSLQYFETLQKLGESSSTKFIFPMEFTSLLRPFTGGIRGEDRRNEGAAG from the coding sequence ATGATTCCATATTTCAAGATTGTTCAGCAGTATGAGTTGCTCGGAGTATTTTGGCTTGGCAAGTTCGCTGGGTTGAAGCCGCCGGGATTGCAGGTCTTGCTATGGCCGTTCCACAAGACGCATACCGTTGACCTGCGCGAAGACGTTATCGACATCCCGCGCCAGACAAACATCACCAGCGACAATGCACCTATTGACATCGACTTTTTGGTGTATCTCCGCGTCATACCAAACGAGGCGCAGAAGTCCATCCTCGAGGTAGTGGACTACGCCAGCGCCGTCATCGGCATTGCGACGACTACTTTGCGCGCCGTCATCGGTGAAATGCCGCTTGACGATGTACTTTCGCAGCGAGAGCGCATCAACGAAGAACTTCGCCTGAAGCTGGACGAGATAACCGAGCGTTGGGGTATCAAGGTTACGCAGGTCGAGATTCGCGAAATTGAGCCGCCGCGCGACATTCAGGAAGCGATGAACCGCCAGATGTCCGCCGAGCGCGTGCGCCGCGCAGCCGTAACCGAAGCCGAAGGCACGCGCCAAGCCGCCATCACGGTCGCGGAAGGCGAGAAGCAGGCGGCGATTCTTAAAGCGGAAGGCGAGCGCCAGGCGGAGATATTGTCCGCAGAGGGCGACCAGCAGGCAGCGATCTTGCGCGCGGAAGGCTTCAGCAACGCGCTGGATAAGGTGTACGACGTTGCACAGAACATCGACTCCAACACGTTGAGCTTGCAGTACTTCGAAACGCTGCAAAAGCTGGGCGAAAGCTCGTCCACCAAGTTCATTTTCCCTATGGAGTTCACCAGCCTGCTGCGTCCGTTCACCGGCGGAATCCGCGGCGAGGATCGTAGAAACGAAGGGGCAGCGGGTTAG
- a CDS encoding nodulation protein NfeD: protein MRHIFAVSLILFGFGGLLAVQYIGTAEAASQAAGGEAHLLVIDDAITPLEANNFAGVVDDAGNASASLLIVQLSTPGGLLDSTREIVEEIFAAPVPVVVYVSPPGARAASAGTFITAAAHVAAMAPATNIGAASPVSAGGEDLPDTIREKATQDASAFLRSIASQRNRNADALEETVLAARSYTAEEALDLRVIDLQADNLADLLEQLDGMEIEFNGENVVLATQGMTVTPIERTPVDHFMRFLANPNVAFLLLTIGGIGILIELFSPGLIGPGAVGVIALTLAFLAFGSLPVNWVGVGLIVLAMALFYLEAQAPGIGLFGISGAVAFVVGAFLLFGNISITPQAPELPDAPSLSISLWVIGAVCAAMFASLLLTVRAVRQARRAPAYYDFSTSNPNNLVGTIGTATTDLNPTGSVQAAGEQWSAVSENGIPVPSGERVMIVEVSGLVLKVTSESAFSERTER, encoded by the coding sequence ATGAGGCACATTTTTGCGGTCTCGCTGATACTGTTTGGCTTTGGTGGGCTTCTGGCAGTGCAGTACATTGGCACGGCTGAGGCGGCGAGTCAGGCGGCGGGCGGCGAGGCGCATCTGCTGGTCATTGACGACGCCATCACGCCATTGGAAGCGAACAACTTTGCCGGCGTGGTTGACGACGCCGGCAACGCTAGCGCCAGCTTGCTAATTGTGCAGCTGAGCACTCCCGGCGGACTGCTTGATTCCACGCGTGAGATTGTAGAGGAAATCTTCGCCGCGCCGGTTCCGGTCGTCGTGTATGTATCGCCGCCCGGTGCCCGCGCCGCCTCTGCCGGCACATTCATCACCGCCGCTGCGCATGTCGCTGCGATGGCGCCAGCGACCAACATCGGCGCGGCGTCTCCGGTCAGCGCAGGCGGTGAAGACCTGCCCGACACAATCCGTGAGAAGGCGACTCAGGACGCATCTGCCTTCCTTCGCAGCATTGCCTCGCAGCGTAACCGAAATGCCGACGCCCTCGAAGAGACGGTACTTGCCGCGCGGTCGTACACAGCCGAAGAAGCGCTTGATTTGCGAGTCATAGACCTGCAAGCGGATAACCTTGCCGACCTATTGGAGCAGCTCGACGGCATGGAGATTGAATTCAACGGCGAGAATGTCGTGCTTGCCACGCAAGGCATGACCGTGACGCCTATCGAGCGCACGCCGGTTGACCACTTCATGCGCTTTCTCGCGAACCCGAATGTAGCGTTCTTGCTGCTGACCATCGGCGGTATCGGCATCCTCATCGAGCTGTTCAGCCCCGGCTTGATTGGCCCCGGAGCGGTCGGAGTAATCGCGCTAACGCTCGCGTTTCTTGCATTTGGCAGCTTGCCCGTCAATTGGGTCGGCGTCGGGCTGATTGTGCTGGCAATGGCGCTGTTCTACCTTGAAGCGCAGGCGCCGGGCATCGGCTTATTTGGTATAAGTGGAGCGGTAGCATTCGTCGTTGGCGCGTTCCTGCTGTTCGGCAATATCAGCATCACACCGCAAGCTCCGGAGCTGCCGGACGCACCGAGCCTTTCCATCAGTCTGTGGGTGATCGGCGCGGTGTGCGCGGCGATGTTCGCGTCGCTGCTGCTTACAGTCAGGGCAGTGCGCCAAGCGCGCAGAGCACCCGCATACTACGATTTCTCGACGAGCAACCCGAACAATCTGGTCGGTACAATCGGCACGGCAACAACCGACCTCAACCCGACTGGCAGCGTGCAAGCGGCAGGCGAGCAGTGGAGCGCGGTTTCTGAGAACGGTATTCCCGTTCCGAGCGGCGAGCGTGTTATGATAGTGGAAGTGAGTGGGCTTGTATTGAAAGTAACGAGCGAGTCCGCCTTTTCCGAACGGACGGAGCGGTGA